In Drosophila innubila isolate TH190305 chromosome 2R unlocalized genomic scaffold, UK_Dinn_1.0 1_C_2R, whole genome shotgun sequence, the following are encoded in one genomic region:
- the LOC117782900 gene encoding vesicle-associated membrane protein 7 produces the protein MPILYSVIARGTTVLAKFADCVGNFAEVTEQIVGKIGVHNHKMTYTHGDYLIHYTCENKLIYMCITDNEFERSRAFLFLADIKKKFIQTFGLQVATAIAYAMNTEFSKVLGQQMVYFSQSPEVDTISRVHGQIDELKDIMVKNIDTIRDRGEKLELLVTRTENLNNHSVAFRKQSRNLARQMFWKNIRVYIVVGLVIIFIIYVIVSMACGGLAWQSCIH, from the exons ATGCCGATATTATATAGCGTTATAGCGCGCGGCACAACTGTGCTGGCTAAATTCGCCGATTGTGTTGGAAATTTTGCAGAAGTGACTGAGCAAATTGTGGGCAAAATTGGAGTACACAACCACAAGATGACCTACACACACGGCGACTATTTGATACACTATACGTGCGAGaataaattgatttacatGTGCATAACCGACAAT GAATTCGAACGCTCTCGCGCATTTCTCTTTCTGGCGgacattaaaaagaaatttatacaGACCTTTGGCCTACAGGTGGCCACAGCAATTGCCTATGCCATGAACACGGAATTCTCCAAGGTTTTGGGACAGCAAATGGTATACTTCAGTCAATCTCCTGAAGTCGACACCATATCCCGTGTACATGGTCAAATCGACGAACTTAAAGATATTATGGTTAAAAATATTG ATACTATACGCGATCGGGGCGAGAAATTGGAGCTGCTCGTCACAAGGACAGAGAACTTGAATAatcat TCGGTAGCATTCCGCAAGCAATCACGAAATCTGGCGCGTCAAATGTTTTGGAAGAACATCCGAGTCTACATTGTCGTAGGCCTAGtgatcatatttattatttatgtaattgttAGCATGGCCTGTGGTGGCCTAGCTTGGCAATCGTGCATTCATTAA
- the LOC117785234 gene encoding uncharacterized protein LOC117785234, giving the protein MAVPQPTADRCHDKKYKLFKMLGEYLDLCIRISVVVFCANFIERLCSVSIEYIFYKKYYLPEDRLSTIIRRACTYNVNTIWLAIMLLLLGFARFGSTGNLKNLLPNHVYLACMPLYWVFSFAQLSYRPLGYAHWIRGTHGLDYAAGMASNYFHGYLKLALPERNDDGLKKRMQVYEDTHSINFATDRLIILIPDDMFVKGIIVSDLLEKAEPLETTFINRAGVNRPFKHAVYRLKRQINGTTYYFAMEGATPMLSFFEAMNSQSSTSWQMREMKREIWLKFAKHLKELTSSWPETEHEVELFIYNSRNLNGESADVGELLFAHFEARLGNKKQLN; this is encoded by the exons ATGGCAGTACCTCAACCAACTGCGGATCGCTGCCAtgataagaaatataaattgttcaaAATGCTTGGCGAATACCTTG ATCTCTGTATACGCATTTCCGTTGTAGTCTTTTGTGCTAACTTCATAGAGCGTTTGTGTTCTGTATCCAtcgaatatatattctataaaaaGTACTATTTACCTGAGGATCGACTAAGCACCATTATCCGGCGTGCTTGCACATACAACGTCAACACAATATGGCTGGcaataatgttgttgttactggGGTTCGCGCGATTTGGCAGCACCGGCAACTTGAAGAATTTGCTGCCCAATCATGTCTACCTCGCCTGTATGCCGCTTTATTGGGTATTCAGTTTTGCCCAGCTGAGTTATCGTCCATTGGGCTATGCTCATTGGATACGTGGAACACATGGCTTAGATTATGCTGCTGGAATGGCCTCGAATTATTTCCACGGGTATTTAAAACTTGCATTGCCCGAACGCAATGACGATGGATTGAAGAAAAGGATGCAAGTGTATGAGGATACTCATAGTATAAATTTCGCAACAGATCGTTTGATCATACTGATTCCAGATGATATGTTTGTTAAGGGCATCATTGTCAGCGACTTGCTCGAAAAGGCTGAG cCTTTGGAgacaacatttataaataggGCAGGTGTTAATCGACCGTTTAAGCATGCGGTATACAGGCTAAAGCGACAAATAAATGGCACAACCTACTACTTTGCGATGGAAGGTGCCACTCCAATGTTGTCCTTCTTTGAGGCTATGAACTCCCAATCCTCGACTTCATGGCAAATGCGGGAAATGAAGCGAGAAATATGGCTAAAGTTTGCCAAACATTTGAAGGAGTTGACCAGCAGCTGGCCGGAAACTGAACATGAAGTAGAGCTGTTTATCTATAACT cgcGCAATTTAAATGGAGAATCAGCAGATGTCGGCGAGTTGCTTTTCGCACATTTTGAAGCACGTTTAGGCAATAAGAAACAGTTGAAttaa
- the LOC117785235 gene encoding origin recognition complex subunit 6, whose protein sequence is MTTLIAQLISKMGLNDEPNVLEKTTELLRLLELRSTNVPLQVNEYGKIVLCADLASSFLGIGFDKEQALKLSALRKTHYVNNKRMFEKLLDLNKIPSVNDICVQLSLSEVTRKAEELLALFKAVVGNNPDADHPQYAAMAVFHACRLLKKKVSKTKIMPFSNLRPSQWQQLEHQWERMIEKHHKEINVASKLNDQIDLNQDKIISEIKQKSHKTEIEDYEKWKSRMISLAEAKLKQMENVDSNGSS, encoded by the exons ATGACTACTTTGATAGcgcaattaatttcaaaaatgggACTAAATGATGAGCCCAATGTCTTGGA GAAAACAACAGAACTGTTAAGATTGCTGGAGCTGCGATCAACAAATGTTCCGCTGCAAGTAAATGAATATGGTAAAATTGTTCTGTGCGCGGATCTCGCTTCTTCCTTCCTCGGTATTGGCTTTGACAAAGAGCAAGCACTTAAGCTATCCGCATTACGAAAAACCCACTATGTCAATAACAAGCGTATGTTTGAGAAATTGCTTGATCTTAACAAGATTCCCAGTGTCAATGATATTTGTGTACAGCTCAGTCTCAGCGAGGTGACGCGAAAGGCTGAGGAGCTGTTAGCTTTGTTTAAGGCTGTTGTCGGTAACAATCCTGATGCAGATCATCCACAATATGCCGCCATGGCTGTATTTCACGCATGTCGTTTGCTAAAAAAGAAAGTGTCCAAAACTAAGATTATGCCATTCAGCAATTTGCGTCCCtcgcaatggcaacaactcGAACATCAATGGGAACGCATGATTGAAAAGCATCACAAGGAAATCAACGTTGCATCCAAGTTAAATGATCAGATTGATCTTAACCAAGATAAAATCATCAGTGAGATAAAACAGAAAAGCCACAAGACCGAGATTGAAGATTACGAAAAGTGGAAATCTCGAATGATTTCTTTAGCAGAGGctaaactaaaacaaatggaaaatgtagATTCGAATGGTAGTTCTTAA